A single region of the Kwoniella botswanensis chromosome 1, complete sequence genome encodes:
- a CDS encoding pH-response regulator protein palA/RIM20 has translation MSNFLPVPAKRALPLPSFSQHLLNYISNHFRDAHPEAFKKDVEALVAMRKEWVEAEAEGHPEIVRGLMRYHAQLAFLSTKFPSDISLQFTYHLPFPPTYSLSPDAPVSLASITFERASVLFNIAALYASMAAAERRAEAEGIKRALGYLTSAAGVLEYLIRNILPTLQSELSSPHAAGYDMSESFLATIKEFMLGEAQECYWQQAVLQGTYKNGLIGKLSMKVSEYYKAAFTSMNGTDYPSSSFFPANWIAHITVKQCHFEAAAQYRLSQEDLEKSRYGEEIARLRVAEGLAKKGLEAGKKGVADSVISDLKNLQSAIKSSLERAVRDNDLVYVCPIPPANQLPPISGVGMVKVSIPTEVSDPIAWLMGGGAGMPALFSALVPYGVHLALSIYDDRKDTLVRELDGKREELDGVAASTLQSLNLPGSIQALERPVGLPPSLLKKAEEVDSAGGVDRIKSLLHEVARLSKANAQSLNEAMDILDQEATENETLLSRQPELQQSRPPSHIANQPLIATAQQYDATIKQASASDGTVRQKWEEWGQLIDILAGGEDSINDYVPSTSSSQNGYASLPPSVRPIRASLEDLDDRIAHRARLVNEARNISAADDIRPAVLTEATRLAHGGTGDVKTEWFEDLFGRSLEKYDRIREEMEAEGSKQDVLLEQIRGQNESFISERKEDPIVKERERRLQDMDLAYWKWREIVDNAEEGIKFYNSFADMLNQFKGTCTQFSNSRRVDIGQITQQFHNVSFEDHSPSHSQSPTPPQQFVPQPSPHKTPPPPRTLSLAHPSSGQWQSSSDFLPPPPPPPILRSGGIQTQPRAAPPPPAGSTPRRVTRASAAAASRGPIGDAEKNPYSQGTRRGGGGVV, from the exons ATG TCCAACTTCCTTCCGGTGCCGGCCAAGCGTGcacttccccttccttccttttcccaGCATCTGCTGAACTATATATCAAATCATTTCCGGGATGCTCACCCGGAGGCATTCAAGAAAGATGTGGAAGCACTTGTGGCTATGAGGAAAGAATGggttgaagctgaagctgagggaCACCCGGAGATCGTAAGAGGCTTAATGAG ATATCACGCTCAATTAGCATTCCTATCCACCAAATTCCCCTCCGATATATCACTCCAATTCACCTATCACCTGCCTTTCCCTCCCACATACTCGTTATCACCAGATGCACCGGTTTCTCTAGCATCGATAACGTTCGAAAGGGCTAGTGTGCTATTCAACATAGCGGCATTGTACGCTTCGATGGCTGCTGCTGAGAGGAGAGCGGAAGCGGAGGGAATCAAGAGAGCGTTGGGATACCTTACA TCTGCAGCGGGGGTACTAGAATATCTAATCAGGAATATCTTACCAACTCTACAATCGGAGCTTTCGTCCCCCCACGCAGCAGGATATGACATGTCGGAGTCTTTCTTAGCGACAATAAAGGAATTTATGCTGGGTGAAGCTCAGGAATGCTATTGGCAACAAGCTGTCTTAC AAGGCACATACAAGAATGGGTTGATCGGTAAATTATCCATGAAAGTTTCAGAATACTATAAAGCCGCTTTCACATCGATGAACGGCACAGATTATCCGTCTTCATCCTTTTTCCCTGCT AATTGGATCGCCCATATCACGGTGAAACAGTGCCATTTTGAGGCTGCTGCTCAGTATAGATTGAGTCAAGAAGATCTGGAAAAGAGTAGATATGGTGAAGAAATTGCTAGATTGAGAGTGGCTGAAGGATTGGCTAAGAAGGGCTTAGAGGCTGGTAAGAAAGGTGTAGCGGACTCGGTGATATCAGATTTGAAA AACCTTCAATCGGCTATCAAATCCTCATTAGAGAGGGCAGTACGAGACAACGATCTCGTCTACGTCTGTCCCATCCCCCCTGCCAATCAGCTTCCTCCCATATCAGGGGTtgggatggtcaaggtgtCTATCCCGACTGAAGTGTCTGACCCAATCGCTTGGTTGATGGGTGGTGGAGCTGGTATGCCAGCGTTGTTTAGCGCCTTGGTACCCTACGGTGTACATTTGGCTTTGA GTATATATGATGATAGGAAAGATACTTTGGTCAGAGAATTAGACGGAAAACGAGAAGAACTTGACGGCGTAGCTGCGAG CACATTACAATCTCTCAACTTGCCCGGATCGATACAAGCGCTAGAGCGGCCTGTGGGTCTGCCACCATCTTTGCTAAAGAAGGCGGAAGAGGTAGATTCAGCAGGTGGAGTTGATCGGATCAAGAGTTTATTACATGAAGTAGCGAGATTGTCGAAGGCGAATGCTCAGTCCTTGAACGAG GCTATGGATATCCTCGACCAAGAAGCAACTGAGAATGAAACTCTTCTCTCTCGACAACCTGAACTTCAGCAAAGTCGACCACCCTCACATATTGCCAATCAGCCACTGATAGCTACTGCTCAGCAGTATGATGCCACAATCAAACAGGCTTCGGCAAGTGATGGTACTGTCAGGCAAAAGTGGGAAGAGTGGGGCCAGCTGATCGATATCCTTGCTGGCGGAGAA GACTCGATCAACGATTATGTcccttccacatcttcatcgcaAAACGGCTATGcatcccttcctccttccgTACGACCTATCCGAGCGTCTTTAGAAGATTTGGACGACCGTATAGCGCACCGAGCCAGATTAGTAAATGAAGCTAGGAACATATCTGCAGCCGATGATATCCGTCCAGCTGTGCTGACTGAAGCCACGAGACTGGCCCATGGTGGAACAGGAGACGTCAAGACGGAATGGTTCGAGGATCTCTTTGGGCGAAGTTTGGAGAAATATGACAGAATccgagaagagatggaagctGAGGGTAGTAAACAGGATGTGCTATTGGAACAGATCAGG GGCCAGAACGAATCATTCATATCTGAACGCAAGGAGGATCCGATAGTCAAGGAACGTGAGAGGCGGTTGCAAGATATGGATCTGGCGTACTGGAAATGGAGAGAAATTGTTGATAATGCCGAAGAAGGTATAAAGTTCTATAATTCGTTTGCGGACATGTTGAATCAGTTCAAAGGGACATGTACTCAATTCTCAAATTCTAGGAGAGTTGACATTGG CCAAATAACGCAACAATTCCACAATGTTTCGTTTGAAGACCATTCTCCATCACATTCTCAGTCGCCCACACCACCTCAGCAATTTGTCCCTCAACCCTCACCACACAAgacccctcctccacccagGACACTTTCCCTAGCGCATCCCTCGTCAGGCCAGTGGCAATCTTCCTCGGATTTCTTACCTCCGCCTCCACCGCCGCCCATTCTTCGATCCGGTGGGATACAAACCCAACCTCGCGctgcacctcctccaccagctGGTTCAACGCCGCGAAGAGTTACAAGAGCTTCTGCTGCCGCTGCGAGTAGGGGTCCGATAGGAGATGCGGAGAAGAACCCTTATAGTCAAGGGACGAGAAGGGGTGGTGGGGGTGTTGTGTAG